One stretch of Cryptococcus neoformans var. neoformans B-3501A chromosome 5, whole genome shotgun sequence DNA includes these proteins:
- a CDS encoding hypothetical protein (Match to EST gb|CF189951.1|CF189951; HMMPfam hit to WD40, WD domain, G-beta repeat, score: 270.1, E(): 3.6e-78) — MQPPAIYNHHRLPPAGTPSQPSVLAQPSTARLNELFDLIRQEYETLGTDGNIWKQQRDEYEAKVQSQINELGMIRQSLYELEANHAKIRQEYETEIARLRRELESRGGPSSSAPSGAAAALNNPSSPSDLHRPGEDRPPFGMTLPGPTLNGLDAGRSRSPYPNPTAGPPILRPPSAADRDRERRITRPPQFNAPPSPPVHLSDLDPDNVSRELRKEGSDWQAMWSSQMRKQLDVTLVHTLEHETVVCCVKFSNDGKYLATGCNRTAQIYDVKTGARVSTLQDDLANRTGDLYIRSICFSPDGKFLATGAEDRQIRIWDLKQRRICHLLQGHMQEIYSLDFSRDGRFLVSGSGDKSARIWDVEKGTCVFNLQIEDFIHNEHGPIDAGITSVALSPDGKLVAAGSLDTMVRVWNVSTGQQVERLKGHKDSVYSVAFSPDGKCLVSGSLDRTLRIWDLTGTKREVESLPPGKEAQKNLGTCQSTLNGHKDYVLSVAISPDGQWVVSGSKDRSIQFWHISTGQAQLMLQGHKNSVISIDLARSGGYLASGSGDCMARIWKYEPIPGRD, encoded by the exons ATGCAGCCGCCAGCAATATACAAT CATCACCGTCTCCCACCAGCAGGCACGCCATCACAACCCAGCGTCCTGGCGCAACCGTCCACTGCAAGATTAAATGAGCTATTCGATCTCATCAGACAGGAGTACGAGACATTGGGAACGGATGGCAATATCTGGAAACAGCAGAGAGACGAGTACGAGGCGAAGG TACAATCACAAATCAATGAGCTGGGAATGATCAGACAATCTCTCTACGAACTCGAGGCTAACCATGCCAAGATTCGTCAAGA GTACGAAACAGAAATCGCAAGGTTGAGACGTGAGCTTGAGAGTCGTGGTGGACCCAGTTCTTCAGCGCCTTCTGGAGCCGCTGCCGCCCTCAacaacccttcttcaccatcagaTTTGCATCGGCCTGGTGAAGATAGGCCGCCTTTCGGTATGACTCTGCCCGGCCCTACTCTCAATGGTTTAGATGCTGGTCGAT CCCGCTCACCCTATCCTAATCCCACCGCTGGccctcccatccttcgTCCCCCTTCCGCAGCAGACCGTGACCGTGAAAGGCGCATCACACGTCCACCCCAATTCAACgcccctccttccccacccGTCCACTTGTCCGATCTTGATCCCGACAATGTATCAAGAGAACTGAGAAAAGAGGGCTCGGATTGGCAAGCGATGTGGAGTAGTCAGATGAGAAAGCAGTTGGACGTGACTTTGGTGCACACGCTCGAGCATGAGAC TGTCGTTTGCTGTGTCAAATTCTCAAATGATGGAAAGTACCTTGCAACGGGATGCAACAGGACGGCGCAAATCTACGATGTCAAGACTGGCGCACGAGTATC GACCCTCCAAGATGATTTGGCCAATCGCACTGGCGATCTGTATATCCGGAGCATATGTTTCTCCCCTGATGGCAAATTTCTCGCCACCGGTGCTGAGGACCGACAGATTCGA ATTTGGGATCTTAAGCAACGACGCATTTGCCACCTTCTCCAAGGTCACATGCAAGAAATCTATTCTCTCGATTTTTCCCGTGATGGTCGATTCCTTGTTTCCGGTTCCGGTGACAAGTCTGCTAGGATCTGGGATGTTGAGAAGGGCACTTGCGTGTTCAATTTGCAGATTGAAGACTTTATTCACAATGAGCATGGACCGATTGATGCAGGTATTACTTCTGTCGCTT TGTCTCCGGATGGGAAACTTGTCGCTGCAGGATCTCTGGACACGATGGTCCGGGTGTGGAATGTTTCTACAGGTCAGCAGGTTGAGCGACTGAAGGGTCACAAGGATTCAGTCTACAG TGTTGCATTCTCTCCGGATGGAAAATGTCTTGTTTCTGGCTCTCTGGACCGGACTTTGAGAATTTGGGATTTGACTGGTACAAAGCGAGAGGTAGAGTCTCTTCCCCCAGGAAAAGAGGCTCAAAAGAACCTGGGTACTTGTCAATCTACTCTTAACGGACACAAG GACTATGTTCTCTCCGTCGCCATTTCACCTGACGGCCAGTGGGTCGTCTCCGGTTCTAAAGACCGTTCCATTCAATTTTGGCACATTTCTACCGGTCAAGCCCAACTTATGCTCCAAGGCCACAAGAACTCTGTCATCTCTATCGATCTCGCGAGGAGTGGAGGGTATCTTGCGAGTGGAAGTGGTGATTGTATGGCGAGGATCTGGAAGTACGAGCCCATTCCTGGGAGAGATTAA